In Terriglobia bacterium, a genomic segment contains:
- a CDS encoding ABC transporter permease, with translation MLASIRAFLWRIVHFNRRTKSEATLDGELEFHLQMEIEQNFRQGMNHEEARRQALIALGGLEQTMEECRDVLAVRLLRDLVQDLSYGLRQLRHAPGFAAVAVITLALGIGANTAIFTAVNAVLLRPLPFGNADRMITIWEKNLSAEGAKFRSLQPDHKELISTSVPVLREWQAQTDLFEDVGAYSSFPARVVLTGGGEPEEIVAGRVTANFFSTLGVAPELGRGFLPGEDRLGRTNVVVLSHSLWQRRLGADRTICGRPIMLNGAVSTVAGVMPPSFPPMAGEEAWVPDPIDSQSYDGFRGSRNMEVIARLKPGVSVAQAQAVLTAGAEVRARLFPESSKNYATVIVPLREYLVGDMRGRLVLLSAATLFVILIACANVANMLLARGTVHRREMALRAALGAGCGRLVRQAIAETMLLALLGGAAGLGIGLWAVSWLAGMGGANVSELGNLRADWRVFCFALAASVVVGLLTALVPALQASKADVNQGLKESAGAQGGRAAARRLSGLLVVAEVACALILLAGTGLMVNTLAHLADVSLGFSSQNLLTLRLTLPPYKYSIAGKSWNNARARAFLAGALAQIKAVPGVREAGAVYPLPFSKSQEGTGVSAEGSPEGSDLPTHYRIGTPDYFRAMKIPLVRGRIFTDHDTADMPPVVVINETLARQLWPNQDPIGKRVQLKNKLQEVVGVVGDVRHLRPDLPSGAESYVPRAQTGGYSTMFVAVRTAGDPTRAAEAVRAAIWAVDKDQPVQDMKTMDERLSGFAALRRIYTLLLGIFAGIAVALSAVGIYGVISYSVSQRQNEIGIRMALGAKPGEVMRMVLRQGLLLVAIGVLLGIAGALATNRALSNMLYGVRPTDPLTLLAVSLVLAAVALAACFLPAHRATRIDPLLALRKE, from the coding sequence ATGCTGGCATCGATTCGAGCATTTCTCTGGCGGATCGTGCATTTCAACCGCCGGACGAAGTCGGAGGCCACTCTTGACGGCGAGCTGGAGTTTCATCTGCAAATGGAGATTGAGCAGAATTTCCGTCAGGGCATGAATCACGAAGAAGCCCGGCGACAAGCGCTTATCGCGTTGGGCGGGCTGGAGCAAACCATGGAAGAATGCCGAGATGTCCTGGCAGTCCGCCTGTTGCGCGATCTCGTGCAGGACCTGAGTTACGGGTTGCGCCAACTCCGCCACGCCCCAGGCTTTGCGGCTGTCGCTGTCATTACGCTTGCCCTCGGCATCGGGGCGAACACGGCCATCTTCACGGCTGTCAACGCAGTACTCCTGCGACCGCTGCCTTTTGGGAACGCAGACCGCATGATCACCATTTGGGAAAAGAACCTGAGCGCGGAAGGGGCCAAGTTTCGCTCGCTCCAACCCGACCACAAGGAGCTAATTTCCACCTCTGTTCCAGTGCTGAGAGAATGGCAGGCGCAAACAGACCTGTTTGAGGATGTGGGCGCTTACAGCTCCTTCCCGGCGCGCGTAGTGCTGACGGGAGGCGGCGAGCCGGAAGAAATTGTTGCGGGCCGGGTCACGGCGAATTTCTTTTCGACGCTTGGCGTTGCGCCGGAGCTCGGTCGCGGATTTCTGCCCGGCGAGGATCGGCTGGGAAGGACCAATGTCGTGGTTTTGAGCCACTCTCTTTGGCAGCGGCGGCTTGGAGCCGACCGAACGATTTGCGGCAGGCCTATCATGTTGAATGGCGCGGTTTCTACCGTAGCTGGAGTCATGCCACCCTCGTTCCCACCGATGGCGGGTGAGGAGGCATGGGTGCCAGACCCAATTGACTCGCAGTCTTACGATGGTTTCCGCGGCTCTCGCAACATGGAGGTGATTGCGCGGCTGAAACCCGGCGTGAGCGTTGCGCAGGCCCAGGCCGTATTGACGGCCGGCGCCGAAGTTCGCGCTCGTCTCTTCCCAGAGTCGAGCAAGAATTATGCCACTGTCATAGTGCCGCTGCGCGAGTACCTAGTCGGCGACATGCGCGGGAGGCTGGTGCTATTGTCTGCGGCTACGTTGTTTGTCATTCTGATTGCCTGCGCGAACGTCGCCAACATGCTGCTGGCGCGAGGTACGGTGCACCGGCGGGAGATGGCGCTACGCGCTGCCCTGGGCGCTGGCTGCGGGCGTCTGGTCCGGCAAGCCATTGCCGAAACCATGCTGCTGGCGTTGTTAGGCGGCGCAGCCGGGCTCGGTATCGGCCTGTGGGCAGTAAGTTGGCTGGCGGGCATGGGTGGAGCGAACGTCAGCGAACTCGGGAACCTCCGCGCCGACTGGCGCGTGTTCTGCTTCGCATTGGCCGCATCCGTTGTGGTAGGCCTGCTTACGGCGCTCGTGCCGGCATTGCAGGCCTCGAAGGCGGACGTGAACCAAGGATTGAAGGAATCCGCCGGCGCTCAGGGCGGGCGCGCCGCAGCCCGTCGACTGAGCGGCCTGTTGGTGGTTGCAGAAGTTGCATGCGCGCTGATTCTGCTGGCCGGCACCGGCCTCATGGTGAACACACTTGCCCACCTCGCGGATGTAAGCCTCGGATTTTCCTCGCAAAATCTTCTGACACTGCGCCTGACGTTGCCGCCGTACAAGTACTCAATCGCCGGGAAGAGCTGGAACAATGCAAGGGCGCGCGCCTTTCTTGCTGGCGCCCTCGCGCAGATAAAGGCAGTCCCAGGAGTGCGCGAGGCGGGCGCCGTTTATCCGCTTCCATTCAGTAAAAGTCAGGAGGGTACGGGTGTTTCCGCTGAAGGCAGCCCGGAAGGCTCGGACCTGCCGACTCACTATCGCATCGGAACCCCTGATTATTTCCGGGCGATGAAGATCCCGCTCGTTCGCGGACGCATATTCACCGATCACGACACGGCCGATATGCCGCCGGTTGTCGTCATCAATGAGACATTGGCGCGACAGCTTTGGCCGAACCAGGACCCGATCGGGAAGCGGGTGCAGTTGAAGAACAAGTTACAGGAAGTTGTGGGCGTGGTCGGCGACGTGCGGCACCTGCGGCCCGACTTGCCATCGGGCGCGGAGAGCTACGTGCCACGGGCGCAGACAGGCGGCTATAGCACTATGTTCGTTGCCGTGCGGACGGCGGGCGATCCTACTCGTGCAGCGGAAGCTGTGCGAGCAGCGATTTGGGCCGTCGACAAGGACCAACCAGTGCAGGACATGAAAACCATGGACGAGCGTCTGAGCGGCTTTGCCGCCTTAAGACGCATCTATACGCTCCTGCTTGGGATTTTTGCGGGGATCGCGGTCGCGCTTTCCGCCGTCGGCATTTATGGCGTCATCAGCTACTCGGTGTCTCAGCGACAAAATGAAATCGGTATTCGCATGGCGCTCGGTGCGAAGCCCGGCGAGGTGATGCGCATGGTGCTCCGGCAGGGACTGCTGCTGGTGGCCATCGGTGTGTTGCTCGGAATCGCTGGCGCTTTGGCGACGAATCGTGCGCTTTCGAACATGCTTTACGGCGTCCGTCCGACGGACCCGCTCACGTTATTAGCAGTTTCGCTTGTCTTGGCCGCCGTGGCCCTGGCTGCCTGCTTCCTCCCCGCGCACCGTGCCACCCGCATCGATCCATTGCTAGCGCTGCGCAAGGAATAA
- a CDS encoding PadR family transcriptional regulator, with translation MTQPKSEVLQGTLDLLVLKTLETIGPMHGWGVSRRIQQVSDNALQLTQGTIYPALLRLEQRGWIDAEWGISDQNRRARFYSITKAGRKQLREETESWERMMAIINRVLEGA, from the coding sequence ATGACGCAACCTAAATCCGAAGTATTGCAGGGCACTCTCGACCTCCTCGTGCTCAAGACCTTGGAAACCATAGGACCTATGCACGGCTGGGGCGTATCGCGTCGAATCCAGCAGGTGTCCGACAATGCCCTTCAGTTGACCCAGGGCACAATCTACCCGGCACTCCTGCGCCTGGAGCAACGCGGCTGGATTGACGCGGAGTGGGGCATATCGGACCAGAATCGCAGGGCGCGATTCTATTCCATCACCAAGGCAGGCCGCAAACAGCTCCGCGAGGAAACGGAGAGCTGGGAACGCATGATGGCGATCATAAACCGGGTGCTTGAAGGCGCGTAG
- a CDS encoding ABC transporter permease — translation MLASIRALMWRISHLHRRTKSEATLDGELKFHLQMEIEENLRQGMSPEEARRQALIALGGLEQTREACRQACGIRWATELWQDLRYGSRMMLNNPGFNTVAILTLALGIGANTAIFTVVNTLLLRPLPYHDPDRLVWVTENESLPKSEMIPGPHFFEWRARSKALEQIAAFGGGTVTLSGAGDSERLDCGKVTASFFETLGVQPLAGRFFAAEEDLPDRNRVVVISRGLWQRRFNSDANIVGRTIRLDDDSYQIVGVLPGDFRFSTPFELWSPLALDPQDEGPKHGIHSLSVIARLRPGVTEQLAQRELEAIRSHFEKITQWGIHFSGEVRVISLHEKLVKNVRRLALLLWGAVGLIMLIACANVTNLLLSHAAVREKELAVRAALGAGRLRLVRQMLTESSLLSCCGGACGLLIAYALVRVLAAVAALPMFGEISRLVVIAVDSRSLCFTLLISVLTGLLISVVPALQLSRPDLQPYLNKGGWRGACSTGMMRQVLMSVEVATAVVLLLVGGLLMRSFVKLLDVNPGFKVEGLLTARISLPYTRYPDRGRRAQFLQQVLQRVSTLPGVQSAGTTNRLPTTASLFAGYLHVEGRPVTTEQQATPVPIGLVSPGYFATMGIPLRAGRAFTDSDDASAPRVVILSESLAQWLFAAENPIGKRVWVPGPGKGTPTVVGVVADVRSQGLDREVRPEVYVPYLQNSMYVTTFVIRTRVNPLSLASAVRSLIQAADPELPLYDVSTMEQRLADSIAPHRLNLLLLGVFALLALLLAAMGVYGVISYLVAQRTHEVGIRVALGARPGNVINMFLLQALGWIIIGVAIGTGVGLAFARFMSALLFEVSPTDPATFAGCTGLLTAVALLACYLPARRAAHLDPIKALRCE, via the coding sequence ATGCTGGCATCGATTCGAGCATTAATGTGGCGGATCTCGCATCTCCACCGTCGGACGAAATCAGAGGCCACTCTTGACGGCGAACTGAAGTTCCACCTGCAGATGGAGATTGAAGAAAATCTGCGTCAGGGCATGAGTCCCGAAGAAGCCCGGCGACAAGCGCTTATCGCTTTGGGCGGGCTGGAGCAGACGAGGGAGGCGTGTCGTCAAGCGTGCGGAATCAGATGGGCCACAGAACTCTGGCAAGACCTGCGTTACGGATCGCGCATGATGCTCAACAATCCGGGATTTAACACCGTTGCCATCCTGACCCTGGCCCTAGGCATCGGCGCAAATACGGCCATTTTCACCGTGGTGAACACCTTGCTGCTCAGGCCGTTGCCGTACCACGATCCAGACCGGCTTGTTTGGGTGACGGAAAACGAATCTCTACCCAAGAGTGAAATGATCCCCGGCCCGCACTTTTTTGAGTGGCGCGCACGAAGTAAGGCGCTGGAGCAAATCGCGGCTTTTGGCGGCGGAACCGTAACACTATCGGGCGCAGGTGACTCTGAAAGACTGGATTGCGGGAAGGTTACGGCTTCGTTCTTCGAAACTTTGGGCGTTCAGCCTCTGGCCGGCCGTTTCTTTGCCGCAGAGGAAGATCTTCCGGACCGCAATCGGGTCGTAGTCATAAGTCGCGGCCTGTGGCAGCGTCGTTTCAACTCGGATGCCAACATTGTCGGCAGGACTATCCGGCTTGATGACGATAGTTATCAGATTGTCGGCGTGCTGCCGGGTGATTTTCGCTTTTCGACTCCCTTCGAGCTGTGGAGTCCCCTTGCGCTCGATCCGCAGGACGAGGGCCCCAAGCATGGGATTCATTCCCTGAGCGTGATTGCCCGCCTTCGACCTGGAGTCACGGAACAGCTGGCACAACGGGAATTGGAAGCCATTCGCAGCCATTTCGAAAAGATCACCCAGTGGGGCATTCATTTCTCCGGCGAGGTGCGGGTGATTTCACTGCACGAAAAACTAGTAAAAAACGTGCGGCGTCTGGCTTTGTTGCTCTGGGGTGCCGTCGGTCTGATTATGCTCATTGCGTGCGCCAATGTGACAAACCTACTGCTGTCTCATGCAGCGGTGAGAGAGAAAGAACTGGCCGTTCGCGCAGCGCTGGGCGCCGGCAGGCTGAGGCTGGTGCGACAAATGCTCACGGAGAGCAGCCTTCTTTCTTGCTGTGGAGGAGCTTGCGGGCTGTTAATAGCTTATGCGCTGGTCAGAGTCCTTGCAGCGGTCGCCGCCCTTCCGATGTTCGGGGAGATTTCGCGTCTGGTCGTCATTGCAGTAGATTCGAGGTCGCTGTGCTTTACGCTTCTGATATCAGTGCTCACAGGGTTGCTGATCAGCGTGGTCCCTGCGCTTCAACTTTCACGTCCGGATTTGCAGCCATATCTCAACAAGGGCGGATGGCGGGGTGCCTGCAGTACGGGAATGATGCGCCAGGTTTTGATGTCCGTCGAGGTCGCAACAGCGGTAGTGTTGCTCCTTGTGGGCGGCCTGCTCATGCGGAGTTTTGTCAAGCTCCTCGACGTCAATCCGGGATTCAAGGTCGAAGGACTGCTGACGGCGCGCATTTCACTTCCGTATACACGATATCCCGATCGCGGCCGGCGGGCGCAGTTTCTTCAGCAGGTGTTGCAGCGCGTCTCGACCCTTCCAGGGGTCCAATCCGCCGGCACCACCAACCGCCTGCCGACGACCGCCTCACTTTTCGCCGGCTATTTGCATGTTGAAGGACGGCCAGTAACTACAGAACAACAGGCGACGCCTGTACCGATCGGCTTGGTCAGCCCCGGCTATTTCGCCACGATGGGAATTCCATTGCGCGCGGGGCGTGCTTTCACGGACTCTGATGACGCGAGCGCGCCCCGGGTCGTGATTCTGAGCGAGAGCCTGGCACAATGGCTTTTCGCGGCCGAAAATCCTATCGGCAAGCGCGTCTGGGTCCCGGGCCCCGGGAAGGGCACCCCCACTGTGGTCGGCGTCGTGGCGGATGTGCGGTCTCAAGGCCTGGACCGGGAGGTCAGGCCGGAAGTCTACGTACCTTATCTGCAGAATTCCATGTATGTGACGACTTTTGTGATTCGAACCAGAGTGAATCCGCTCAGCCTGGCTTCCGCGGTACGGAGTTTGATTCAGGCCGCCGATCCGGAGCTTCCCCTTTACGACGTGAGCACAATGGAACAGCGGCTGGCGGACTCCATTGCGCCGCATCGTCTGAATTTGTTGCTGCTTGGCGTCTTCGCGCTGCTGGCGCTGCTATTGGCAGCAATGGGAGTCTATGGCGTGATTTCTTACCTCGTCGCGCAGCGCACGCATGAGGTCGGCATTCGCGTTGCACTGGGAGCTCGCCCCGGCAATGTCATAAACATGTTTCTTTTGCAGGCTCTTGGCTGGATCATAATCGGCGTGGCGATCGGCACAGGCGTCGGATTGGCATTCGCACGGTTCATGTCGGCCCTGCTGTTCGAAGTGAGCCCGACCGATCCTGCAACGTTTGCAGGCTGCACGGGGCTTCTGACCGCCGTTGCTCTTCTGGCATGCTATCTTCCCGCGCGGCGAGCAGCACACCTGGACCCAATCAAGGCCCTGCGGTGCGAGTGA
- a CDS encoding energy transducer TonB has translation MTPMIDICLFVFLLQTPDAGVSRIDDKEMQQRIVKTVDCFISEEEVKKALLEKKGENNFTRSVSIEVVVDKAGKVESAKLVRGNPIQEKAAIECVKQWVFRAVGQRYKGNVIVIFKPKVSKATSIHFDLQPRLTLHGARDGLANMRIRPQSPVSPS, from the coding sequence ATGACTCCGATGATCGATATCTGTTTGTTTGTCTTTCTTCTTCAGACTCCAGATGCTGGTGTTTCCAGGATCGATGACAAGGAGATGCAACAGAGGATCGTCAAGACTGTTGACTGCTTCATTTCTGAGGAAGAGGTCAAAAAGGCACTATTGGAAAAGAAAGGAGAAAACAATTTTACGAGGAGCGTATCGATCGAAGTGGTTGTGGACAAAGCTGGGAAGGTCGAATCTGCAAAACTTGTCAGAGGCAATCCGATACAGGAGAAGGCCGCGATCGAATGCGTGAAACAATGGGTGTTTCGGGCTGTGGGGCAGAGATACAAAGGCAATGTCATCGTGATCTTCAAGCCAAAGGTTAGTAAAGCGACGTCGATCCACTTCGACCTTCAGCCCAGGTTGACTTTGCACGGCGCTAGGGACGGTCTGGCGAACATGCGGATAAGGCCACAATCGCCTGTGTCCCCATCTTGA
- a CDS encoding ABC transporter permease, whose product MLSSIRAFVWRVIHLARRSGSGSPFEKELEFHLEMEIEENLRRGMSREEARRQALISLGGLDQTREACRETRAIRWLDESLNNLRYSLRSLRHTPVFTGAAVITLALGIGALTSVFSLFNSALLRPLPYEGQNRLLSIRYSGLPYSPFPGGETVIHSPSPISMSYSQYRAVRERNSAFADVSLYQIRQAEIRTGEPREKFNLAAVTANMFQALRTQPLRGRVFTAEEDRPGGPCLAVIKASFWRNMLGGQEDILGKQIVINGTFYTVIGILPASYNIPSNDIEVWTPLLVDNGNVIGTNRPMGALMATLKPGVNLLQAEENLRSIIGNLNKDYKTFFRASPLEPPTLMYYRDYLIGNYRPAFPILLIAGAFVMAIACANVANLFLIQAERRRRERALRVVLGAGKGRLLGQSLTEALLISGAGSALGIALAWWSLEYMRLLARQVIPRLNEAAIGLEGVGFAVAISVAASVVVGAVPAMKSDALLVNDLNATPTVSSQSRSRVRGFLVILEFALALVLSFGAGLMIRSLHNLLNVGLGFNPDHVLTFSLNLSRSQYPTGRAVEFYDRLEQRLANLPGVRAAGMTNYLPLANSVISNEIRSEQMATRPSVATVRYVVSPGYFNAMGIPILRGRCFSELDLSQKEQVVIIDENLARKFWPNEEALGKRLFVDPTQAGVPMNSEQSPPPEAIPLTVVGVAQSVRKYGFRTSAPRREDEEIGEYYRPSGAFDGAVNLVFVGTSFAVRTQSDPTKLIDAVRREVMALDKNLTPTQFTTMENRWLDFSAETRFYTIILNAFGLSALLLAAVGIYGIVAYSISQRTHEFGVRMALGAEAHQIFRLVAGEGMRWVVVGVAVGSFGALALSRYLSSMLFEVSSSDALTFGTSVLLLAGVAFFACYKPARRATKLDPWTVLRID is encoded by the coding sequence ATGCTGTCGTCGATTCGTGCCTTTGTGTGGCGTGTGATTCACCTCGCGCGTCGTTCAGGATCGGGATCCCCATTCGAGAAGGAGTTGGAATTCCATCTGGAGATGGAGATCGAAGAAAACCTGCGTCGTGGCATGAGCCGCGAAGAAGCGCGGAGGCAGGCTCTTATCTCGCTTGGCGGCCTTGACCAGACGAGGGAGGCGTGCCGCGAAACACGCGCGATCCGGTGGCTTGATGAATCTCTTAATAACCTGCGTTACAGCCTTCGCAGTTTGCGCCATACCCCTGTGTTCACAGGTGCTGCCGTCATCACACTGGCGCTCGGAATCGGCGCACTCACGTCGGTGTTCAGTCTGTTCAATTCTGCGCTCCTGCGACCGCTTCCCTATGAGGGTCAGAATCGGTTGCTTTCAATCAGGTATTCAGGCCTCCCCTATTCACCGTTCCCGGGAGGTGAAACTGTCATTCATTCACCCAGCCCCATTTCCATGTCTTATTCCCAATATCGGGCAGTGAGAGAAAGGAACTCTGCATTCGCCGATGTCAGCCTGTATCAGATCAGACAGGCGGAGATCCGGACGGGGGAGCCGAGAGAGAAATTCAACCTGGCAGCCGTCACAGCAAACATGTTTCAGGCGCTTAGGACTCAGCCTCTCCGCGGTCGGGTCTTTACCGCAGAGGAAGATCGACCAGGAGGCCCGTGCCTAGCGGTGATCAAGGCCTCATTCTGGCGTAACATGTTAGGCGGACAGGAAGACATCCTGGGGAAGCAGATAGTGATTAATGGCACTTTCTACACGGTTATTGGGATTCTGCCGGCTTCGTACAACATCCCCTCTAATGATATCGAGGTGTGGACCCCGTTACTTGTAGACAATGGAAATGTCATCGGCACAAATCGCCCGATGGGTGCGCTGATGGCAACCTTGAAGCCAGGCGTCAACCTCTTGCAGGCCGAGGAGAATCTCCGATCCATCATCGGCAACCTAAATAAGGATTACAAAACATTCTTTCGTGCTTCACCTCTCGAGCCGCCCACACTCATGTACTACCGTGACTACCTCATTGGGAACTATCGACCGGCATTCCCAATATTGTTGATCGCAGGCGCTTTTGTGATGGCGATAGCGTGCGCGAATGTAGCGAATCTCTTTCTCATCCAGGCGGAGAGGCGGCGGAGAGAGCGGGCACTGCGGGTTGTTCTTGGCGCGGGCAAGGGTAGGTTGCTGGGTCAAAGCCTAACAGAGGCTCTGTTGATTTCTGGGGCCGGGAGTGCCTTGGGAATCGCCTTGGCTTGGTGGAGTTTGGAATATATGAGGTTGCTGGCGCGGCAGGTTATACCACGGTTGAATGAAGCGGCCATTGGATTGGAGGGGGTCGGTTTTGCAGTTGCGATATCCGTGGCAGCGTCCGTGGTGGTAGGGGCAGTACCGGCAATGAAATCGGATGCTTTGTTGGTGAACGATCTGAATGCCACGCCGACAGTATCGAGCCAGAGCCGTAGCCGGGTTCGCGGTTTCTTGGTGATATTGGAATTTGCCCTGGCGCTGGTACTGTCATTCGGGGCAGGATTGATGATTCGTAGCCTTCATAACCTGCTCAATGTCGGATTGGGATTCAATCCTGACCACGTGTTGACCTTCTCTCTCAACCTGTCGCGCAGCCAATATCCTACAGGCCGAGCAGTTGAGTTTTATGATCGTTTGGAGCAACGGCTTGCCAATTTACCCGGTGTCCGGGCTGCAGGAATGACGAACTACCTTCCATTGGCCAATTCCGTCATATCCAACGAAATTCGATCCGAGCAGATGGCAACGAGACCATCAGTGGCGACGGTGCGTTATGTCGTTTCGCCAGGCTATTTCAATGCGATGGGCATTCCAATTTTGAGAGGACGTTGTTTTTCAGAACTCGACCTCAGTCAAAAAGAACAAGTCGTCATCATCGATGAGAATCTAGCGAGGAAGTTCTGGCCCAACGAAGAGGCGCTTGGAAAGAGATTGTTTGTCGACCCAACTCAAGCTGGTGTTCCGATGAATTCGGAGCAATCGCCGCCGCCGGAGGCCATTCCGCTGACTGTTGTCGGAGTCGCGCAAAGTGTCAGGAAATATGGTTTCCGAACCAGTGCTCCGCGAAGAGAAGACGAGGAAATAGGAGAGTATTATCGGCCGTCCGGAGCATTCGATGGTGCAGTCAATCTCGTTTTTGTGGGAACGTCCTTTGCGGTTCGGACGCAAAGCGATCCCACCAAATTGATAGATGCGGTCCGGCGCGAGGTGATGGCTCTGGACAAGAATCTGACTCCGACTCAATTCACCACTATGGAGAATCGCTGGCTCGATTTTTCAGCGGAGACCCGATTCTACACGATCATCTTGAATGCTTTCGGCTTGAGTGCGTTGCTCTTGGCTGCGGTGGGTATTTATGGGATCGTCGCCTATTCCATCTCCCAACGCACGCATGAGTTTGGAGTGCGCATGGCTTTGGGAGCTGAAGCGCATCAAATCTTCCGGTTGGTTGCCGGGGAGGGTATGAGGTGGGTCGTGGTGGGAGTCGCAGTCGGCTCCTTTGGCGCATTGGCATTGAGCCGATACCTCAGTTCAATGTTGTTCGAGGTAAGCAGCAGCGATGCTCTTACATTCGGAACCTCAGTCTTGCTTTTGGCAGGGGTTGCATTCTTCGCGTGCTATAAACCAGCGCGTCGAGCAACCAAACTCGATCCTTGGACGGTTCTGCGCATAGACTGA